Part of the Cryptosporangium arvum DSM 44712 genome, CCGCGCTCTCGTTCGTCGCCCAGTCCGCCCGCGGAATCGGCCTGCCCGCCGTCCCGCAGCGCGAGATCGACAAGGCGAACACGATCGTCGAGCGGTTCATGATCCGCTGGCGCGGCGAGCCCGACCCCAAGCACGTCCAGGCCGTCGACGCCTACTTCATCTCCGCCGCCGAGCACGGCCTGAACGCCTCGACGTTCACCGCGCGCGTGGCCGCCGGTACCGGTGCCGACTGCGCCGCCTGCATCTCGTCCGCGATCGGTTCGATGTCCGGGCCGCTGCACGGCGGTGCCCCGTCCCGTGTCCTGAAGATGCTCGACGAGGTCGAGAAGTCGGGCGACGCCGAGGCCTGGGTCAAGGCGGCGCTCGACAAGGGCGAGCGGCTGATGGGCTTCGGGCACCGCGTCTACCGGGCCGAGGACCCGCGGGCGGCGGTGCTGCGTCGGACCGCCCGCGAGCTCGGCAGCACCCGCTTCGAGGTGGCCGAGGCGTTGGAGAAGGCCGCGCTGGCCGAGCTCCACGCGCGCCGCCCCGACCGGGTGCTCGCCACGAACGTCGAGTTCTGGTCGGCCGTGGTCCTGGACTTCGCCGAGGTTCCGGCGCACATGTTCACGTCGATGTTCAGCTGCGCGCGCACGGCCGGCTGGTCCGCGCACGTCGTCGAGCAGAAGAACCTCAACAAGCTGGTGCGTCCGTCCGCGCTCTACACCGGCCCGGGCCCGCGCAAGCCCGACGAGGTCGAAGGCTGGGACACGATCAAGCGCAGCTGATCCGTTCCGGAGGCGGGCCACCTGAACTGGGTGGCCCGCCTTCGTCGTGTCTCAACTCGTTAGCCACAGGTGGGAGGATCTTCGCGTGACCATCACCATCCCCGCAGAGTTGTTGCCCGCTGACGGTCGGTTCGGTTCCGGCCCGTCGAAGGTCCGCCCCGACTCGATCGACGCCCTCGTCGCGACGGGCCGCAGCTTCCTCGGGACGTCGCACCGGCAGGCGACCGTGCGGAACGAGGTGGCGCGCCTTCGAGCCGGTCTCGCCACGCTCTTCGCGCTTCCCGACGGTTACGAGGTGATCCTCGGTGTCGGCGGCACCACCGCGTTCTGGGAGGCCGCGGTGTTCGGGCTGATCCGCGATCGCGCCCAGTTCCTCTCGTTCGGCGAGTTCGGCGCCAAGTTCGCCAAGGCCGCCAAGGTCGCGCCGTTCCTGGGGGACCCGACGATCGTCGAGTCGGCTCCCGGCGACGCCCCGGTGTTCGAGTTCGAGGACGGTGTGGACGTTTACGCCACCCCGCACAACGAGACCTCCACCGGAGTCGCGATCCCGGTGCGCCGGGTGCCCGGCGACCACCTGATGCTGCACGACGGCACGTCGGCCGCCGCAGGGCTCGCGGTGGACGTCTCGGAGACCGATGTGTACTACTTCGCGCCGCAGAAGGGGCTCGGCAGCGAGGGCGGGTTGTGGCTGGCGATCATGTCGCCGGCCGCGCTGGAGCGGGTCGAGCGGATCAGCGCGTCCGGGCGGTACATCCCGGCGTTCCTGGACCTGGTCACCGCGATCGACAACTCGCGCAAAGACCAGACCTACAACACCCCGGCGCTGACGACGATCTTCCTCGCCGCCGAGCAGGTGGACTGGTTCAACGCCCAGGGCGGTCTGGCGTGGACGACGCAGCGCACCACCGAGTCGGCCCGGACGCTCTACGAGTGGGCCGAGAGCTCGTCGTTCGCCACGCCGTACGTCAAGGACCCGGAGAAGCGTTCGCACGTCGTCGGCACGATCGACTTCGCGGAGTCGGTCGACGCGGCCGCGGTGGCGAAGGTGTTGCGGGCGAACGGAATCGTCGACACCGAGCCGTACCGGAAGCTCGGTCGCAACCAGCTGCGCATCGCGATGTTCCCGGGCATCGACCCGACCGACGTGGCGAAGCTGACCGCCTCGATCGACTACACAGTGGCCGCTCTGGGGTGATCCGCGCGTCGGGACAGACAAATAAGACGTTTGGTGCGTAACGTAGGTCTGGCCGGAGAACGGCGCGCCCATTCGGCGTGGTATGCGGGGCACACGAGCCCTGCCGTCGTATGGTGAGCACGCTCGCCGGTGTCTGGAGAGGGAGGTCGCAATGCGACCGTTGCGGTTCGTCGCGCTCTCCGCTGACGGGCAGGCCATGATTCTGACCGACGAGGTCGGGCGGATGCTTTCGCTCGCCATCGACGACCAGGTGATCGCCGCCGTCCAGCGGGAGCGGACCGGTACCCCCGGTCAGCTATCGATGGATGTGGAGGCGACGTTGACGCCGCGTGACATTCAGTCCCGGATCCGTTCCGGTGAGTCGGCGGAACACGTCGCTCGACTCGCGAACGTTCCGATGGAGAAGGTCCTACGCTTCGCCGGTCCCGTGCTGCAGGAGCGCGCCGCGATGGCCCAGCTGGCGCGGCGCACGCGTCTGCGCGGCGCCGAGAGCGGACAGACGCTCGCGGACGTCGTCGACGCGCGTCTTCGTGCGCACGGCATCGACGTGGAGACCGTCGCGTGGGACAGCTACCGCCGGGAAGACGGCGGTTGGCGTACCACGGCGACGTGGCCGTCGGGCAAGGCGACCGCGCACGCGATCTGGGACCTCGACCGCGCCCGTTCGATGGTGTCGCCGGTCGACGAGATGGCGAACTTCCTCTCCAGCGAGAAGCAGGAAGACCTGCTGGTCGGGCCGGACGAGCAGATGCTCGCCTTCGGCGTGCAGCCCGGGAAGTTGCCGGAGGACGCCGACCCCAAGGAGGGCCCGGTCGTACCGGCGCTCTCGATGCTGCGGCGGCGCGACGAGCGTCGGCGGGAAGAGCCAGTGGCAGTCGCTTCGGCGGAGGCCGTGGCCGCTCCGGCGCGCGAGGTTCCGCGGGAGCTGCCCCGGGAGGGGCGTGGCGACCTTCGGCAGGCCGCTCGGGACAGCGGTCGCGGTCGGGCGCTCGACCCGCGTTTCGACGACTTCCGCCGGTCCGAGCCCTCGCGTGAACACGCCCCCACGCCGAACCCGGAGCCGCCGGCCGCGGACGCCGGATCCGGTCCTGCGGCGGCGGCCACGGCCCCGACCATCGGCGGCACCGCTCCCGGCCTCGGCGGCGGCGCTGTTCAGCCGGGCGCGCCCGGGCACGGCGCACCTGGGCACGGCGGTGCACCCGGCCCCGGCGGTACGCCCGGACAGGGCGGCACGCCTGGTCACGGCGCACCGGGGCATGCTCCCGGGCTCGGCGGGCGTGACGGCCTCGGCGGACGTGACGGGCTCGGCGGACGCACCGGCCTGGGTGGTCGTGGAGGCCTCGGAGGGCGTGACGGTCTCGGTGGAGACGGGCGCGGCGCTGTCGCTTCCCCGGGCTCGGCCGACGGGCCGATCAGCGGCGGACGGTCCGCCGGGTGGCTCGACGAGCCCCGCCCGGCCGGAGGCGCGCGCCCGGACGAGGTGCGCCGCCCCGACCCGTGGGGCGACGACCCGCGACGCCCGGCCGGTCGCCGCGGCGACGTGAGCACCGGTGACGCCACGCCGACCTCCGGCGGTGGATTCGCCGGGCGGAACGACTGGCGCGAGCGCCTCGACCCCACCGGCGTCGGAACGCCCCCCACCGCGAGCCCGGCCCGCCCCGAGCCCCAGCCGCCCAAGGCCGGCAGCGGCCGCGGACGCAAAGCCGAACTCCCCAGCTGGGACGACATCCTCTTCGGCTCCGGCGCCCGTAGGCCGTAGGCGGCCCGCTCAGGACGACGCCGGCAGGCGAGCGCGAACCCTTGAGTATCAGCTATACGCGGCGGATTCGCGCTCGACTGCCGGCGCCGCCCTGAGCGGGCTCCAGGTTCAGACCAAAAGCCAGCTCAGTTCTCGGTGGGGCTGGGGGTGGGGACTCGGGGGATGCGGGCTATCTGGCGGGACTGGGCCACCAGGCGGCCGGCGGAGTCGCGGATCGTGCAGTCCTCGTCGAACCAGCCGTTCGCGAGCACGCGCCCGCGGAGCTCGCACCGCAGCCACCCCGGCGCCGGCAGCACCCGCAGGTACGTCGTCAGCTGCACGGTGGGCGCCCAGCCGTAGCGCCCGATGGTGAACGTCACCGGCGGGAACGCGTCGGCCGCGAGCAGGCACACCAGCGGGTCGGGATCGCGCCCGTCCACCATCCGCACCCATCCACGCAGGGCCATGCTGCCGTCCGGCCGGCCCCGCACCACGTTCGCGAACTCCGGGGCGAGCCGGACGTCGACGTGGTCCATCAACGCGAGGTTCGTGCCCGGCATGACGTCCGACCGGATCCGCGTGCACTGGTCGGGCGACGGCAACTCGATCGGCGGCGCCAGGTCGACGTCGGGGGCGTTCGAATCCAGCGTGCTAGTGACCACCGAAGACACCAGGCAGGGCTGGCCGTCCTGGATCAGCGTGGCCCGGCTGGTACCGATCGTCTTGCCGGTGCGCAGCCGCTCCACCACGATCTCGGCTTCACCGGCGTGCGGAGCCTGGAGGTAGTCGGTGGTGACGGCCACCGGGTGCGGATGGCCCTCGGCTGCGAGCACCGCTCTCACGACCGGCAGCTGAAGATAGCCTCCGTTGAGCGACGAACCGATCGCCCAACCGCCGTCGATGAGCGTCGCGTACCGATCTGGACCGGTCTCCCGAATCTCGGTATGGATCTCCAGCACGTCCCCCACCCTGCCAGATCGCCGCACGGCTGGATCGCCGTTGTCGGCCTAGGCTTCGGGAGAGCACAGGAGGTGCAGCATGGAGTACGTCCGGCTGGGGCGGTCAGGGCTCCGGGTCAGCAGGCTCTGCCTGGGGACGATGAACTTCGGCCCGGAAACCTCGGAGCCGGACAGCCACCGGATCATGGACACCGCCCATGACCAGGGAATCAACTTCTTCGACACGGCGAACGTCTACGGCCGGAAAACCGGAGAGGGCGTCACCGAGCAGATCATCGGTAACTGGTTCGCCTCCGGTGGCGGACGCCGTGAGCGCACTGTTCTCGCCACGAAGGTCTACGGCGGAATGGGTGATTGGCCCAACCAGTCGAAGCTTTCCGCGCTGCACATCCGGCGCGCCTGTGACGAATCCCTCAAACGTCTTAAAACTGACTACATCGACCTCTACCAGATGCATCACGTCGACCGGGACACCCCGTGGGACGAGATCTGGGAAGCGATGGAGGTCCTGCGCCAGCAGGGCAAGATCCTGTACGTCGGGTCGAGCAACTTCGCCGGGTGGCATCTCGCCCAGGCCCAGGAGGCGGCCAAGGCTCGGCACTTCCTTGGGCTGGTGAGCGAGCAGTCGTACTACAACCTGCTCAACCGGTGGATCGAGCTGGAGGTGCTGCCGGCCGCCCGGCAGTACGGCATCGGAGTCATCCCGTGGTCGCCGCTGGACGGCGGCCTGCTCTCGGGGGCGATCCGCAAGCAGCGTGAGGGCAACGGTTCGCGGAGCAGCTCCGAGCGCGCCGCGGCCGGCCTGGAGAAGCACCGGACGACGCTCGAGGCGTACGAGAAGCTCTGCGCCGACCTCGGGCACGACCCCGCCGAGGTCGGGCTCGCCTGGCTGCTGGCGCAGGACGGCGTCACCGCGCCGATCGTCGGGCCGCGTACCGGTGAGCAGCTCGACAGCGGCCTGCGCGCGGCGGAGCTGGCGCTCGACGCTGACACTCTGGGCAAGCTCGACGAGCTGTTCCCGGCTCCCTTCCCGAACCCCGGCAAACCCGCCCCCGAGGCCTACGCCTGGTAGGTGGGCGGCCCGCCCAGAACGACGCTGCCGAGCGGGCGGGAGGACTTGAGTATCAGCTATACGCGGCGTCCTCCCGCCCGATCGGCAGCGTCGCCCTGGGCGGGCTCCAGGTTCAAGCAGGGGCCTTGTGGTGGTACGGGCCAGTCCGCCAGTGAGTCGTAGGCGTTCGCGGTGCTGCGCATCAGGTGGATTTTGTCGGCGGCGCACTCCGCGACCCGATCGCGAACCATCTCCGGATCGGTGACCTCGCCGAGGAACGCGAGCGTGAGGTGCCACATGTCCGAGCGCACGACGCCGGCGTCCGCCCGGGTCACGTGCAGCGTCTCGACGGTGCTCCGGAGATGGTCCACGGCGAACGGGGGGCGGTAGCACCGCGACGAACAGACGCATGTCACCTGAATATCACTGGCGGAATGCGGAGTTCCGAGAGATCGTTACCTGAGGTAATGAGTTGTGCGAAACAACGAGAAGGTGACAGTCACGGATCCGCACGAGAACGACGAGTTGGCGGTCCGGCTGCGGTCGGCCACCGGGCGGTTCTTCCGCCGGCTCCGGGCCGAGCGCCCGGCGCACGGTCTGACGATGACCCAGATCTCGGCGCTGTTCAGCATCTCCAAGGGCGGTGGTGAGCTCACGCCGCGCGGGCTGGCCGAGATCGAGCGGGTGCAGCCACCGGCCGCCACCCGCACGGTGGCGGTGCTGGAGGAGCGTGGCCTGGTCCGCCGGGCTCCGCACCCGACCGACGGGCGGCAGATCGTGCTCTCGATGACGCCGGACGGCGACACGCTGATCGCGGCCGACCGGCAGGCGCGGGAGGCCTGGCTCGCGGCCCGGATCGCCGAGCTCGACCCCTCCGACCGGGAGACGCTCCGCGCGGCGGCCACCATCCTGGAACGGCTGGCCCGCGCATGAGCCCCGCACTACGAACCATGTTCTCCTCGTTGAGCGTCCGGAACTACCGGCTGTTCGCGGGCGGCCAGATCGTCTCGCTCACCGGCACCTGGGCCCAGATGACCGCGCAGGACTGGCTGGTGCTGGACCTGTCGCACAACTCCGGCACCGCGCTCGGCGTCGTGACCGCTCTGCAGTTCACCCCGGTGCTGCTGCTGACGCTCTGGGCCGGCGCGCTGGCCGACCGGCTGGACAAGCGCAAGGTGCTGATCGCCACCCAGGCGGCATCGATGCTGCTCGCGTTGGGGATGGGCGCACTCGTGGTCACCGGCTCGGCGCAGCTGTGGAACGTGTACGTGTTCGCGCTCCTGCTCGGCACCGTGAACGCGTTCGACACCCCGACCCGGCAGTCGTTCATCTCCGAGATGGTCGGCCCCGACCGCCTGCCCAACGCGGTGTCGCTCAACTCCGCGACGTTCAACTCCGCGCGTCTGCTCGGCCCGGCCGTCGGCGGTCTGGTCATCGCGACGTTCGGCACCGGCCCCGCGTTCCTGCTCAACGGGGCCAGCTACGTGGCGGTGCTGATCGGCCTGTTCGCGATGCGCCCCGGCGACCTGCTCACCGGTAAGCGGGTGGAGCGGGGCAGGGGCCAGGTCGCCGAGGGCCTGCGTTTCGTCTGGGGCCGGAAGGACCTGCTGCTGGTCATCGCGATGATGTCGGTGCTCGGCACGCTCGGCATGAACTTCAACCTGACGCTGCCGCTGCTGGCCAAGGTGGAGTTCGACGTCGGTCCGGCGTCGTTCGGTCTGCTCTCGGCCGCGTTCGCCGGTGGGGCGTTGATCGGTGCGTTGATCGGAGCCCGGCGCACCACGCGGCCCTCGGCCCGCTGGGTGTTGAGCTGCGCGGTGGTGTTCGGCGTACTGGAGTGCGCGGTGGCGTTCACTCCGAACTTCGGGATCGCGGCGCTCGTGTTGTTGTTCGTGGGTCTGGCCTTCATCGCGCACAACAACGCGGCGAACGCGCGCGTGCAGCTCGGTACGCCCGCACACCTGCGTGGCCGCGTGATGTCGCTGTACATGTTGGTCTTCCTCGGTGGTACTCCGCTGGGCTCACTGATCGTCGGTCCGATCTCGGAGCGCTACGGCCCCCGGGCCGGCCTGCTGCTGGGGGGCGCCGCGGTGCTGATCGCCGCGCTCACGCTCGCCGCCGCCCGCATGAGGGCACGAAATCGGGAGACGGCGTCAGAGCGACAGAAGCTAACTTCTGTGGCGGCAGTGAGCAATTAGCGAAGACGGGGAAGGAAGCACGATGGCTCGACTCGTTCCGAGGTTTGTCGGCGCCGCACTGGCGACCGCGGCGTTAGCCGGCACGATGGGCTGCTCGCTCATCGGCGCCGACAACACCGAGGCGTGCGAAAACATCCAGACGGTGGTGAAGGAGTTCACCTCGTCGTCGGTGAAGAACGTCGACGACCCGGCGGCGCTGGGGGAGTCGTACCACAAGCTCGCGGACGACATCCGCACCGAAGGTGCGAAGGGTGACGGCGACCTCGAGGACGCCACCAAGGACCTCGGTGCGGCGTACGACAAGCTCGGTGACAAGGTCAGCAACCTGGCCAACGACCCCAACCCGTCGATCCCGGATTCGGGCGAAGTCACCGCGGCCGGAGTGAAGTTCAAGCAAGCCTGCGAGTAACGGCGAGGTTCGGTGCGGCCCCTCTCCGCCGCGCCGGACCACTCCCGCGTTACGCTGCCGATATGGCTCGCCGTCCGACACGTCCGACGCCGGAGCCCCTGGATGTCGACGCGGTGAGCGTCGTCACGGCAGGCACCGTGCTCTGGGGAGTCGGCGCCCTCGTGCTGGCGACCTTCGGCCGCGGCTGGCTCTCCGACCACGACGACGAGTGGTGGATCTGGACCTGCGTCGCCGGGTTCGTGCTCGGCCTGGTCGGTATCGCGTTCGTGCGCCGCCGCCGTAGCAAGCTCGGACGGGTGGCGGCGGCCCGCGCCGAGCAGCCCGTCGCGCCCGCGGTGCCGGCCGAGACCGAGCCCGCGCAGCGCACGGAAAAGGCCTGACAGCGAGATGTGCGAGGCCTGACAGCGCGAGCGCGCACCGTGGAGTCATCCCGCTGACAGGAGACTCCGCGATGTCCTACGCGATCGAGGCCGAGGGCCTCGTGAAGCGGTTCGGGTCGACGACCGCGCTCAACGGCGTCGACCTCGCCGTCCCGACCGGCACGATCCTCGGCGTGCTCGGCCCCAACGGGGCCGGGAAGACCACCGCGGTCCGCGTGCTGGCCACCCTGATCAAGCCCGACGCCGGCCGGGCCCGCGTCGGCGGCTTCGACGTTCTCACCCAGGCGCAGTCGGTGCGGGCCCGGATCGCGGTGACCGGGCAGTACGCGTCGATCGACGAGGACCTGACCGGCACCGAGAACCTGACGATGATCGGCCGGCTGCTCGAGCTGTCCCGCCGGGACGCCAAGGCCCGCGCCCGTGAACTGCTCGAACGCTTCGAGCTCACCGAGGCGGCCGGCCGCTCGGCGAAGACGTACTCCGGCGGCATGCGGCGCCGGCTCGACCTGGCCGCGAGCCTCGTCGGCCACCCCGACGTCATCTATCTCGACGAGCCGACGACCGGCCTCGACCCGCGCAGCCGCGGCGAGGTCTGGTCCACGATCCGCGCGCTCGTCGCCGACGGCGTGACCGTGTTGCTGACCACCCAGTACCTCGACGAGGCCGACCAGCTGGCCGATTCGATCGCGGTGATCGACCGCGGCGAGCTGATCGCCACCGGCACCCCCGACCAGCTCAAAGCGCAGGTCGGCGACCAGACGATCGAGGTGCACCCGCTCGATGAGGCCGACCTCGCCGACGTCGAGGCGATCGTGGCCGCGGTCACCCGGGTGCGACCCACCCGGAACCAGGCCCGAGGGCTGGTGACCGCTCCGGTCGCGGAACCCACGCTGCTCGCCGACGTCGTCCGCCGGTTGGACGACGCCGGGATCGCGGTCGGCGAGCTGGGCCTGCGCCGGGCCAGCCTCGACGAGGTGTTCCTCACGCTCACCGGCCACCCGGCCGAGGACGCCGCATGACCGCGACCCTGGTGGCCACGACGCCCTCGTCGCCGGTGGACGAAGCTCCGGTCCGGTTCGGGCCGGTACGGACGCTCCGGCATTCGCTGACGCTCACCTGGCGCAGCCTGATCAAGATCAAGCACTCGCCGGA contains:
- a CDS encoding citrate synthase 2, yielding MSDFKPGLEGVVAFHTEIAEPDRDGGALRYRGVNIEDLVGQVSFGNVWALLVDGKFGPGLPPAEPFPVPVHSGDIRVDVQAAIAMLAPYWGLKQLIDIGPEQAREDLARISVTALSFVAQSARGIGLPAVPQREIDKANTIVERFMIRWRGEPDPKHVQAVDAYFISAAEHGLNASTFTARVAAGTGADCAACISSAIGSMSGPLHGGAPSRVLKMLDEVEKSGDAEAWVKAALDKGERLMGFGHRVYRAEDPRAAVLRRTARELGSTRFEVAEALEKAALAELHARRPDRVLATNVEFWSAVVLDFAEVPAHMFTSMFSCARTAGWSAHVVEQKNLNKLVRPSALYTGPGPRKPDEVEGWDTIKRS
- the serC gene encoding phosphoserine transaminase, with the translated sequence MTITIPAELLPADGRFGSGPSKVRPDSIDALVATGRSFLGTSHRQATVRNEVARLRAGLATLFALPDGYEVILGVGGTTAFWEAAVFGLIRDRAQFLSFGEFGAKFAKAAKVAPFLGDPTIVESAPGDAPVFEFEDGVDVYATPHNETSTGVAIPVRRVPGDHLMLHDGTSAAAGLAVDVSETDVYYFAPQKGLGSEGGLWLAIMSPAALERVERISASGRYIPAFLDLVTAIDNSRKDQTYNTPALTTIFLAAEQVDWFNAQGGLAWTTQRTTESARTLYEWAESSSFATPYVKDPEKRSHVVGTIDFAESVDAAAVAKVLRANGIVDTEPYRKLGRNQLRIAMFPGIDPTDVAKLTASIDYTVAALG
- the sepH gene encoding septation protein SepH, with the protein product MRPLRFVALSADGQAMILTDEVGRMLSLAIDDQVIAAVQRERTGTPGQLSMDVEATLTPRDIQSRIRSGESAEHVARLANVPMEKVLRFAGPVLQERAAMAQLARRTRLRGAESGQTLADVVDARLRAHGIDVETVAWDSYRREDGGWRTTATWPSGKATAHAIWDLDRARSMVSPVDEMANFLSSEKQEDLLVGPDEQMLAFGVQPGKLPEDADPKEGPVVPALSMLRRRDERRREEPVAVASAEAVAAPAREVPRELPREGRGDLRQAARDSGRGRALDPRFDDFRRSEPSREHAPTPNPEPPAADAGSGPAAAATAPTIGGTAPGLGGGAVQPGAPGHGAPGHGGAPGPGGTPGQGGTPGHGAPGHAPGLGGRDGLGGRDGLGGRTGLGGRGGLGGRDGLGGDGRGAVASPGSADGPISGGRSAGWLDEPRPAGGARPDEVRRPDPWGDDPRRPAGRRGDVSTGDATPTSGGGFAGRNDWRERLDPTGVGTPPTASPARPEPQPPKAGSGRGRKAELPSWDDILFGSGARRP
- a CDS encoding thioesterase family protein, translated to MLEIHTEIRETGPDRYATLIDGGWAIGSSLNGGYLQLPVVRAVLAAEGHPHPVAVTTDYLQAPHAGEAEIVVERLRTGKTIGTSRATLIQDGQPCLVSSVVTSTLDSNAPDVDLAPPIELPSPDQCTRIRSDVMPGTNLALMDHVDVRLAPEFANVVRGRPDGSMALRGWVRMVDGRDPDPLVCLLAADAFPPVTFTIGRYGWAPTVQLTTYLRVLPAPGWLRCELRGRVLANGWFDEDCTIRDSAGRLVAQSRQIARIPRVPTPSPTEN
- a CDS encoding aldo/keto reductase; the encoded protein is MEYVRLGRSGLRVSRLCLGTMNFGPETSEPDSHRIMDTAHDQGINFFDTANVYGRKTGEGVTEQIIGNWFASGGGRRERTVLATKVYGGMGDWPNQSKLSALHIRRACDESLKRLKTDYIDLYQMHHVDRDTPWDEIWEAMEVLRQQGKILYVGSSNFAGWHLAQAQEAAKARHFLGLVSEQSYYNLLNRWIELEVLPAARQYGIGVIPWSPLDGGLLSGAIRKQREGNGSRSSSERAAAGLEKHRTTLEAYEKLCADLGHDPAEVGLAWLLAQDGVTAPIVGPRTGEQLDSGLRAAELALDADTLGKLDELFPAPFPNPGKPAPEAYAW
- a CDS encoding 2'-5' RNA ligase family protein; translated protein: MDHLRSTVETLHVTRADAGVVRSDMWHLTLAFLGEVTDPEMVRDRVAECAADKIHLMRSTANAYDSLADWPVPPQGPCLNLEPAQGDAADRAGGRRV
- a CDS encoding MarR family winged helix-turn-helix transcriptional regulator, whose product is MTVTDPHENDELAVRLRSATGRFFRRLRAERPAHGLTMTQISALFSISKGGGELTPRGLAEIERVQPPAATRTVAVLEERGLVRRAPHPTDGRQIVLSMTPDGDTLIAADRQAREAWLAARIAELDPSDRETLRAAATILERLARA
- a CDS encoding MFS transporter; translated protein: MFSSLSVRNYRLFAGGQIVSLTGTWAQMTAQDWLVLDLSHNSGTALGVVTALQFTPVLLLTLWAGALADRLDKRKVLIATQAASMLLALGMGALVVTGSAQLWNVYVFALLLGTVNAFDTPTRQSFISEMVGPDRLPNAVSLNSATFNSARLLGPAVGGLVIATFGTGPAFLLNGASYVAVLIGLFAMRPGDLLTGKRVERGRGQVAEGLRFVWGRKDLLLVIAMMSVLGTLGMNFNLTLPLLAKVEFDVGPASFGLLSAAFAGGALIGALIGARRTTRPSARWVLSCAVVFGVLECAVAFTPNFGIAALVLLFVGLAFIAHNNAANARVQLGTPAHLRGRVMSLYMLVFLGGTPLGSLIVGPISERYGPRAGLLLGGAAVLIAALTLAAARMRARNRETASERQKLTSVAAVSN
- a CDS encoding DUF2530 domain-containing protein gives rise to the protein MARRPTRPTPEPLDVDAVSVVTAGTVLWGVGALVLATFGRGWLSDHDDEWWIWTCVAGFVLGLVGIAFVRRRRSKLGRVAAARAEQPVAPAVPAETEPAQRTEKA
- a CDS encoding daunorubicin resistance protein DrrA family ABC transporter ATP-binding protein; amino-acid sequence: MSYAIEAEGLVKRFGSTTALNGVDLAVPTGTILGVLGPNGAGKTTAVRVLATLIKPDAGRARVGGFDVLTQAQSVRARIAVTGQYASIDEDLTGTENLTMIGRLLELSRRDAKARARELLERFELTEAAGRSAKTYSGGMRRRLDLAASLVGHPDVIYLDEPTTGLDPRSRGEVWSTIRALVADGVTVLLTTQYLDEADQLADSIAVIDRGELIATGTPDQLKAQVGDQTIEVHPLDEADLADVEAIVAAVTRVRPTRNQARGLVTAPVAEPTLLADVVRRLDDAGIAVGELGLRRASLDEVFLTLTGHPAEDAA